A part of Streptomyces sp. NBC_00557 genomic DNA contains:
- a CDS encoding ACT domain-containing protein yields MTGETELQTLLRDLRPELNPGRYVFTTAEGGVPSGVTPVVTVAEQEGLTLVVPQAEADAAGMAYDYVAGWITLRVHSALAAVGLTAAVSRALADAGLSCNVVAGFHHDHLFVPYEDAEHAVEILRRLAQDSS; encoded by the coding sequence GTGACCGGCGAGACCGAACTGCAGACACTGCTGCGCGACCTGCGCCCGGAGCTGAATCCGGGCCGCTATGTCTTCACCACGGCGGAGGGCGGGGTGCCCTCCGGTGTCACCCCGGTGGTGACGGTGGCCGAACAGGAGGGGCTGACCCTCGTCGTGCCGCAGGCGGAGGCGGACGCGGCGGGCATGGCGTACGACTATGTGGCCGGCTGGATCACCCTGCGGGTCCACTCGGCGCTCGCCGCCGTGGGACTGACCGCCGCGGTCTCCCGCGCCCTCGCCGACGCCGGCCTGAGCTGCAACGTCGTCGCCGGCTTCCACCACGACCACCTCTTCGTGCCCTACGAGGACGCCGAGCACGCCGTGGAGATCCTGCGGCGACTGGCGCAGGACTCTTCCTGA
- a CDS encoding erythromycin esterase family protein yields the protein MSQDIRDFVTPSCDLLALGEPTHREPAFGRIRNELLPRLAACGFRSIALETDRVAALAVDDYVQGGAGDLDAVMREGFSHGFGDQEANRRLVGWMREYNRHRPPEERLAFHGFDAPMETMSAPSPRTFLEHARDYLGLRLDIAGLTGDDARWSRPEAVLDAAMSPGATPEAERLRSIADDMLTTLYARAPQRIAATSRDEWFRARIHLTAALGLLRYHRQSARPLGRSARIAGLAAVRDALMAQNLLDIRGIEEERGATLVFAHNHHLKRSPSIWGEGDLAVEWSGAGAIVGALLGPRYVCVAGSLGRSEVLGLGDPAPDTYEGLLQSRIPTWGLAAATAPPDARTRTDTRPEQAYFPLDRATLEAVDAVLHIGEPSHPASPGSGRTDRSVGP from the coding sequence ATGAGTCAGGACATCCGAGACTTCGTGACCCCCTCGTGCGACCTCTTGGCGCTGGGCGAGCCGACCCACCGGGAACCGGCCTTCGGGCGGATCAGGAACGAACTGCTCCCCCGGCTGGCCGCGTGCGGATTCCGGTCGATCGCCCTGGAGACCGACCGCGTGGCGGCGCTCGCCGTCGACGACTACGTCCAGGGCGGAGCCGGGGACCTCGACGCGGTCATGCGCGAGGGCTTCTCGCACGGCTTCGGGGACCAGGAGGCCAACCGGCGGCTGGTCGGCTGGATGCGCGAGTACAACCGGCACCGGCCGCCCGAAGAGCGGCTCGCCTTCCACGGCTTCGACGCGCCGATGGAGACCATGAGCGCACCGAGCCCCCGGACCTTTCTGGAACACGCCCGCGACTATCTGGGCCTCCGCCTCGACATCGCGGGCCTCACCGGCGACGACGCCCGATGGAGCCGACCGGAGGCCGTCCTGGACGCCGCCATGTCACCCGGCGCCACGCCCGAGGCCGAGCGGCTGCGGTCGATCGCCGACGACATGCTCACCACGCTCTACGCACGCGCCCCGCAACGGATCGCGGCGACCTCGCGCGACGAGTGGTTCAGGGCCAGGATCCATCTCACCGCCGCCCTGGGCCTGTTGCGCTACCACCGGCAGTCGGCCAGGCCCCTCGGGCGAAGCGCCCGGATAGCCGGTCTGGCAGCCGTCCGGGACGCGCTCATGGCCCAGAACCTCCTCGACATCCGCGGCATCGAGGAAGAGCGCGGGGCGACGCTGGTCTTCGCGCACAACCACCATCTGAAGCGAAGCCCCAGCATCTGGGGGGAGGGAGACCTGGCCGTCGAGTGGTCCGGCGCCGGCGCCATCGTGGGCGCGCTCCTGGGCCCACGGTACGTCTGCGTCGCCGGCAGCCTGGGCCGCAGCGAGGTCCTCGGACTGGGGGATCCCGCCCCGGACACGTACGAGGGCCTGCTCCAGAGCCGTATCCCCACCTGGGGTCTGGCGGCGGCCACCGCTCCCCCGGACGCCCGCACCCGGACGGACACTCGTCCCGAGCAGGCCTACTTCCCGCTCGACCGGGCGACACTCGAAGCGGTGGACGCCGTCCTGCATATCGGCGAACCCTCCCACCCCGCCTCCCCGGGGAGCGGCCGCACGGACCGTAGTGTGGGTCCGTGA
- a CDS encoding TioE family transcriptional regulator — MISLRPTDLAREHGISTQAVRNYERHGFIPAAERTRSGYRIYTEVHAAALRAYLSLVPAYGYATAGQIMNALHRDALDDALTLVDRGHGQLLRDRDTLAAVRTAVTHLTAGSAPAPAPARDTGTRTVGELAHQLGVTPATLRNWEDAGILTPDRDPATGHRVFRADDVRDAELAHLLRRGGQPLGHIATVIGQIRTAGGTDALAASLETWQRTLTDRGLAMLHAATRLHAYLAHLDTGSRTHGS; from the coding sequence GTGATCTCCTTGCGACCGACCGATCTCGCGCGCGAGCACGGCATCTCGACGCAGGCCGTGCGCAATTACGAGCGGCACGGATTCATCCCGGCCGCCGAGCGCACCCGCAGCGGCTACCGGATCTACACCGAGGTGCACGCCGCCGCGCTCCGCGCCTACCTCTCGCTCGTACCGGCGTACGGATACGCGACGGCCGGCCAGATCATGAACGCGTTGCACCGCGACGCACTCGACGACGCCCTGACGCTCGTCGACCGCGGCCACGGCCAGCTGCTCCGCGACCGGGACACCCTCGCCGCGGTACGCACAGCGGTGACGCACCTGACGGCGGGATCGGCGCCCGCCCCCGCGCCCGCCCGCGACACCGGCACCCGCACGGTCGGCGAACTCGCCCACCAACTCGGCGTCACACCGGCCACGTTGCGCAACTGGGAGGACGCCGGCATCCTCACCCCGGACCGGGATCCGGCGACCGGGCACCGGGTCTTCCGCGCCGACGACGTCCGCGACGCCGAACTCGCGCACCTCCTGCGGCGCGGAGGCCAGCCGCTCGGACACATCGCCACCGTGATCGGCCAGATCCGTACGGCCGGGGGCACGGACGCACTCGCCGCCTCCCTGGAGACCTGGCAGCGCACGCTCACGGATCGAGGCCTGGCCATGCTGCACGCGGCCACCCGCCTGCACGCCTACCTGGCTCACCTCGACACCGGAAGCCGCACCCACGGTTCCTGA
- a CDS encoding TetR/AcrR family transcriptional regulator — MGRWQPDARGRLAKAALELYAEHGYEQTTVAEIAKRAGLTERTFFRHYADKREVLFSGSADLEALIVRTVADAPPSAAPLDALAAGLDSVAEVFTDRREHARRRHAVITAHAELRERELIKLASMASALAGTLRGRGVAEPAASLAAEAGVAVFKVAFERWIAPGEERPMRQLIRESLTELKAVASELRVPGALA; from the coding sequence ATGGGTAGATGGCAGCCGGACGCGCGCGGACGCTTGGCCAAGGCCGCACTGGAGCTGTACGCGGAGCACGGGTACGAGCAGACGACCGTGGCGGAGATCGCCAAGCGGGCCGGGCTCACGGAGCGCACGTTCTTCCGCCACTACGCCGACAAGCGGGAGGTGCTCTTCTCCGGCTCCGCCGATCTGGAGGCGCTCATCGTGCGGACGGTCGCCGACGCGCCGCCGTCCGCCGCACCGCTCGACGCGCTGGCCGCCGGACTGGACTCCGTCGCCGAGGTGTTCACCGACCGGCGTGAGCACGCGCGCCGGCGGCATGCCGTGATCACGGCGCACGCGGAACTGCGGGAGCGGGAGCTGATCAAACTCGCGTCGATGGCGTCCGCGCTCGCCGGCACCCTGCGCGGACGCGGCGTCGCCGAGCCGGCCGCGAGTCTGGCCGCCGAGGCGGGGGTCGCCGTGTTCAAGGTCGCCTTCGAACGGTGGATCGCGCCGGGCGAGGAACGCCCGATGCGGCAGCTGATCCGGGAGTCGCTGACCGAACTGAAGGCGGTGGCCTCGGAGTTGCGCGTTCCCGGCGCCCTTGCTTGA
- a CDS encoding SDR family oxidoreductase, whose protein sequence is MRIFVTGASGWIGSALVPELLDAGHQVVGLARSEASAAALVAAGAEPVRGTVDDLDVLRDTAAASDAVIHLAFKHDIAFSGDFKGAAEADRRAVDAFGAALAGSDRPFVLASGLAGLATGRTATEQDMPTVDGSHFSIRAATAQQVLSFAERGVRSSVVRLSPTCHGDGDNGFMAALVATARAKGVSGYIGDGANRWPAVHRLDAAHLFRLAVERAPAGSVLHGVAEEGVAIRDVAEVIGRHLDVPVVSVAPEDAPEHFGWLAGVVGLDFAASSTLTRELLDWKPAHPGLLEDLEKGHYFRAPADAA, encoded by the coding sequence ATGCGCATCTTCGTCACCGGCGCCTCCGGCTGGATCGGATCCGCCCTCGTACCCGAGCTCCTCGACGCCGGCCACCAGGTCGTCGGGCTCGCCCGCTCCGAGGCCTCCGCCGCCGCGCTCGTCGCGGCGGGCGCGGAGCCCGTGCGCGGCACCGTCGACGATCTCGACGTGCTCCGGGACACGGCCGCCGCGTCGGACGCCGTGATTCACCTCGCCTTCAAGCACGACATCGCCTTCAGCGGCGACTTCAAGGGCGCCGCCGAGGCCGACCGCCGCGCCGTCGACGCCTTCGGCGCCGCGCTGGCAGGCAGCGACCGTCCCTTCGTCCTGGCCTCCGGCCTGGCCGGCCTCGCGACCGGGCGGACGGCGACCGAGCAGGACATGCCCACCGTGGACGGCTCACACTTCTCGATCCGCGCCGCGACGGCACAGCAGGTGCTGTCGTTCGCCGAGCGCGGTGTCCGTTCCTCCGTGGTCCGGCTCTCGCCGACCTGCCACGGCGACGGGGACAACGGATTCATGGCGGCGCTGGTCGCCACCGCCCGCGCCAAGGGTGTCTCCGGCTACATCGGCGACGGCGCCAACCGCTGGCCCGCCGTCCACCGACTCGACGCCGCGCACCTGTTCCGCCTGGCCGTCGAGCGGGCCCCGGCGGGTTCCGTGCTGCACGGGGTCGCCGAGGAGGGCGTCGCGATCCGCGATGTCGCCGAGGTGATCGGCCGGCACCTCGACGTGCCGGTGGTCTCCGTGGCGCCGGAGGACGCGCCTGAGCACTTCGGCTGGCTGGCCGGGGTCGTCGGCCTCGACTTCGCGGCGTCGAGCACGCTGACCCGCGAACTGCTGGACTGGAAGCCGGCTCACCCGGGCCTTCTCGAGGACCTCGAGAAGGGGCACTACTTCCGGGCCCCGGCCGACGCCGCCTGA